A window of Thermoproteus sp. genomic DNA:
GTCGGTAGGCTCGTTAGGCGTGACCGCGATGAATACGTCTACGAGGTGCCCGGCGATGTGGCTAGCTACATCTACATTTTTAGCTTCAGTAGACAAGGCTATTTCCACATAGCAAGATGTCCGCCGGACAATTACGAGAGGCTAAGCGACATCAGGAGGTGCGTGTCTATAACCGATGATGTTATTAACATTTGGTCACAGGGCATTAGGTTTAGAGTTAGGAGCAAGGCGTTGAAGCAATTGATCGACGAGCTGTTTAGCGAGTTCGCCGCAATGGCGAATGAGATCAAGACCTACTGGAGTTCTCTAGGCGGCAGTTTGAGCTTTTTGGGCCGTTCGGTGAGGCTTGTAGAATTCTTCGAAGACCCGAGGATTTATTACTTCAGCGAGTTGAGCATACCAAGCGACATCGGTAGGGCTAATGGCGTCAAGACGTTGATGTCCCTCGTCTATGAGAATTGGATTGCGATTAAGGTCTCCGAGGCCTTAGGGGCGAGAGGCTTAATCAGAAGGAGATGGGAGGAGAGCCCGTCGTTCATTAACCAGCCAATTACCGTTTGGTTCGAGCAAGGCGGTAGCATGAGCTATGCGATACTCGACACGCCGCATGGCCCGGTTACCATGTGGGTTGAGTTTCAAGAGACTCCAGAAATACATGTATATGACATCAAAATAGTGGATGGTAGCAAGCTTATATTTGTGAGAAGCCCCGGTAGGAGGGCGGTCAGGCCCGACATAGTCGTCGCCAGGGGTAAATATGACACTGTCGGCGAGCTCTTGAAGTCGGGCGGAGCTATAGATCTGCTTATCGAGTGTAAGGTTTTACCCTATGAGGAGTGGAGGAGAGATGTTGATGAGCAACTAATACCATACATGAGCCGCTTCAAGCCGAGAGGTATGATACTAGTTAGTAGGCGTGAGGTGCCAAGAAGTGTAAAAGAAAGACTAGAAAGATATGGGATAAAGTTAATGGATAATGTAAATCTAAATAATAAGGAATCAATAGAAGAGTTAAAGAAACAAATACAGAAACTAATAATAGAGTAAGTTTTACTTGTGTCAGCACTATATCTATTAGCTAATCCTACGTCAGGACTTGTCCCAACTTATTTCGTAAGCGTTTGTTGGATTTAGCTCCTATCGGCTTCACGGCCGAGTCGCCGTCTCTGCATTCTAAGATCGAGGACTACCTCTCCAACTTGTTACAGTGTATTCCCCAAATTTCTTACTTTTTGGGGATTTTAGACCCCAAACTGTCGGCGGACCCTCGGCGCAACTATGTGGGCCCTCTAGCACGATCGGCCGGGCTGATGCCGCCAGGGCGCTGGCGGGAATATCGAAATTGCGGATCGGCTCTATAAATTGCGGCCAGTTGTGGGGATATGGACCTGAGGAGGCTTGTGGAGATCCAAGTGGAGTTCTCCAGGGAGAAATTCCCGGCGTTCTGGACCATAAAGGACGAGAAGGACTTGGCGCTCAGGCTCGAATATCTGACTAACGCCATAGCGGGGGAGGTCGGTGAGGCGGCCAATATAACGAAAAAGGTCGTCAGGAGCGTCGTCTACGGCCACGGCGATTTGAGGCTGGAGGACGTGAGGGAGAAGTTGGAGGAGGAAATAACCGACGTCTTTATCTACATCTTGACTATCGCCGGGCTTTTAGGCATGGACCTAGAGGAGGCCTACTTCAAAAAGCTTGAAATAAATAGGAGGAGGTTCTAGGCGTCCGCCCGGCTGACTTCTGGCAACAACCTCTCGACGGTTTCCCTCTTGGGGATGCCGTTGGGGTCCCAGCCCCTAATTTCATAATAACGCCTCAACGCGGCCTTCAACTCCCCCTCGTCTATTTTCTTTTCTTTCCCCTCAAAGGACAGAGGCCTCTTTAGGGCTTGCGGGAGGTCGTCTTGCCGCGAGTCGACGCCCATCTCTACATTTAGAAGCCTGTCGAGGAGGACTATCCTCTCGCCGACTTCTTTTATCTCTTCCGGTCTCCACTCCTCCCCAGTTATCCAGCCCAACAGCTGGGCAGCCGTCTTGTAGAAGGCCCCGCCCGGATATACGTCGTAGGCGTCCCTTCCGAACTTGCAGAGGACGAGCGAGTCCATCACCGCGGAGACCTCCTCCATATGGGCTATTGCCTCGACTTTCTCCGGCCCCAAGCTGTCGGCCCCGCCGAACTTGCCGGCTATATCTAGGGCGTAGGCCATAGTGGCGAGGTGGTCGGCGCCTCTATAGCCTATGGCGTAATTAAGCGCCATCCCCTTAAGGGCCCTTGGGTCGTAGCCGGCCGGCTCCAAGCCCTTCACGTGGACGGCCAAGTCGGAGAGGCCCAGCGCCTCGGCGGCCCTCTTGACCCCCTCGGCCAGCAGGTCGCCGACTCCCCTACGGTATGCTATGTCTTCGGCCAATCCCGCGAGTGCCTCCCCGTCGCCCCATTCAAGCCTTATGGGCAACTTGCCCGCCTTCGAGGCGGCCACGGCAAACGCCAAGACGTTGCCGAGCGATATGCTGTCCATGCCCAGCCTGTCGGCCAAGTCGTTTATTTTGACGAGCCAGTCGACGTCTTTGACGCCGGCAAGTCCTCCGACCGCGTAGACGGTTTCATATTCCAGATCGACATCAACTCCGAACTTCTTGCTCCTCACAGGCCTGTGGCATGCGGCGGGACAGTAGAGACAGGCCTCAGGCCTCAAGAAGTATTCCGGCTTTATCTTCTTGCTCCAAGATATGGCCTCCCAGCCGTCCAACGAAAGCTTCGTCCAGTAGTAGGCGGGGAAGAAGCCCATGGGGTTGCCTATATCTATAAGCCTCAAGGTCCCCCCTTCCCTCAACGCCTTGGTCTTCTCCAAAAAGGAAGGCGTAAATTCCCTTATCCACCTCTCCAGGGCGTCGGGCTTGGCCACCGACACTTCCTTTCTCTCCCCAACGAAGACGATGGCCTTCAGCCTCTTGGACCCCATCACGGCGCCTCCGCCTGTCCTTCCGAATTGGCGCCAATACTCGTGGTTTATAGAAGCGAACCTCACTAGATTCTCGCCGGCGGGGCCTATGGCCAACACGGCGGCGCCTCGGCCGTGTTCTCTCTTCAGCTCTAATTCCGTCTCTATGGCGTCTTTACCCCATAGGTGGGACGCGTCGCGGAATTCCGCCCTGCCGCCTTCGACTAGTAGGTATGTGGGCCTGTCGGCCCTCCCCGTAACGGCCAATACGTCCACTCCGGCGTACCTCATGACGGCGCCTAGAGTCCCGCCGAGGTTCGAGCCGCCGAATATGCCGGTGAGGGGCGACCTAAAGGCGGCGTAGGCCCTAGTGGCCATGGGGACTCTAGTGCCGCCTAGAGGCCCCGACGCTATGATCAACGGATTTTCTGGCGATAGGGGGTCGGCCCGATGGCCCCCCAACGTGAAGAACAGCCAGGAGGCGATGCCGCGGCCGCCGAGGAACCTCCTTATCCCGACCTCCTCGACTTGGCTCTTCCTACTGGCCAGATCTACCTTTAAGACCCTAAACACAAAGGCTTGAAGCGGCTCTATTTTATTTAATTATCGTTATGGTTAATGTCTTTCGAGTTCCTTGAAGTACTCTTCGGGTAACTTCCAGCCGTAGGCCCCTGCGAACTCCAGAACCCTCTCGGGCTTGGTGGTCCTCGGTATGGGCACGACGCCCTTGTCCATAAGCCACCTTAGGGCCACCTGCACTGGCGTCTTGCCTATCCTCTCGGCCACGGCCCTAAGCCTGTAGCTCTCCGAGACGGCGCCTCTAGCCAGCGGGCTGGCGGCTATATACAATATGCCCTCCCTAAGGGCGTAGGGAAGCGCCTCATGTTCGTCCAGCCTATTGACGTAGTTGTAGATATTCTCTACGGCCGCTATATCGTACTTCTTAGCGCATCCCCTCGCCTCTTTTATCTTATCGACCCCGACATTGCTGAGGCCCCAGAACCTAATTATGCCCCTATCTATCAACTCCTCAAAGGCCCTCACGGCTCTACATATATCGGGGAGGGGGCCGTGGGGCATGAATATATCTATATAGGTGCCCAGCCTCTTGGCGCTGGCCCTCGCCGAGGGTACTATCCTATCTATGGAGTCGGGCCAGAACTTAGTGACGACCAGCACCTTGTCCCTCTCCTCCTTCATGAAGGTAGAGAGGGCTTTGCCTATGAGCTCCTCGGCGTGTCCCCCGCCGTAAACCTCAGAGGTGTCTATAAGCCAGAGGCCCTTAGCCAACGCGTTAGCCAACACGGCCAGATACCGCTCGTCGTTCGTCGGGTCCGGCTCCCAAAGGCCTCCGCCAAGTCCAGAAGTGCCAAGCCCTAAAGCCGACACGCATCCCACAGCCTTAAAGCACTTCGTCTCCATATATGTGGGAACTCCTCTATATTAAAATTGATCGAATCCCATATATGTGGCTTTGACGCCGGAGGCTCCTCGGCGTAGATGGCTACGTCAACCCACGAACCGTCTCCCTTGGGCCCAACGCCTTCTTGACCGCCTCAAGGGCCCTCTCGTGATCTTCCGTCCATTTGGCTTTAGCCTTGAGCCTTTCGGCGTATTCGGCCACGGCCTCTACGAGCTCTCTAACTGCCACCGCCGCCTCCTCTCTCGACCTATACTTAGAGAGAGCCATATCCGGATCGGGCCCGTGGTACTGATAGTCGTGTAGGTTGAGAGCTTGGCTGGTAATATACGATATGTCGCCATAGCCCAGCTCCCTAAGTCTCTGCGAGAGCATCACTATTCTCGTCGTCGGCACTCTAGGGACGGCCTTCTCTTCGAGCCACCGCCTCTCTTCCTCTGACTTGGCTAATGCCTTAAACCTGTCGAGCTCTAGTCTAAGGAGGGCCGCCAATACTGCCCTCCAAGCTTGAAAGGCCTTACCGGCGGCGTTTCTCACCAGCCCCTTCTCTAAAAAGTCTAGCGCCAATTTAGACTCCACAAGAGCCTCTAACACGCGAACGGAGGCATATTCCTCAGCCGAAGGCTTTGGAAGGGGCCTCTCCAACGCTGGGACTAACTCGTCCACATATAATATGACCGGCTTATTAAAACACCTTTCGCTCGGGCCGCCTCCTGGGCTATTTTTCGAACTTCAAGACGTCGGCGTAGTTGGCCAGATCCAACAGGCCATGTCCGCTGAAGCTTATCAGTATCACCTTCTTCTCGCCGGTCTTCTTGGCCTCGTCGGCTACCTCCTTAATCGCGGGCAGGACGTGGGCGGTCTCGGGCGCCGGCACGTAGCCCTCGAGCTGGGCGAAGAGCTGGGCCATCTTGAAGACGGTCTCCTGGTCGTAGTCCCTTCCCTCGACCCAGCCCTTGTACATCAAGTAGGACAGCGTCGGCGCCACGCCGTGATACCTAAGGCCTCCCGCATATATCGGCGGGGGCACGAAGTCGGCGCCTATGGTGTACATCTTGAGTTGCGGCAACAGCCGGCCCGAGTCGGGGTCGTCGTATTTGTACACGCCCTTCGTGACCTTGGGCACTTCGGACGCGCCGACGGCTATATACCTCCTCCTGACCTTTCCCGACCTCAGCTCCTCGCCTATGAAGGGATAGAAGGCCCCGCCCCAATTGGACC
This region includes:
- a CDS encoding PaREP1 family protein, coding for MDELVPALERPLPKPSAEEYASVRVLEALVESKLALDFLEKGLVRNAAGKAFQAWRAVLAALLRLELDRFKALAKSEEERRWLEEKAVPRVPTTRIVMLSQRLRELGYGDISYITSQALNLHDYQYHGPDPDMALSKYRSREEAAVAVRELVEAVAEYAERLKAKAKWTEDHERALEAVKKALGPRETVRGLT
- a CDS encoding MazG nucleotide pyrophosphohydrolase domain-containing protein; this translates as MDLRRLVEIQVEFSREKFPAFWTIKDEKDLALRLEYLTNAIAGEVGEAANITKKVVRSVVYGHGDLRLEDVREKLEEEITDVFIYILTIAGLLGMDLEEAYFKKLEINRRRF
- a CDS encoding aldo/keto reductase translates to METKCFKAVGCVSALGLGTSGLGGGLWEPDPTNDERYLAVLANALAKGLWLIDTSEVYGGGHAEELIGKALSTFMKEERDKVLVVTKFWPDSIDRIVPSARASAKRLGTYIDIFMPHGPLPDICRAVRAFEELIDRGIIRFWGLSNVGVDKIKEARGCAKKYDIAAVENIYNYVNRLDEHEALPYALREGILYIAASPLARGAVSESYRLRAVAERIGKTPVQVALRWLMDKGVVPIPRTTKPERVLEFAGAYGWKLPEEYFKELERH
- a CDS encoding aldehyde ferredoxin oxidoreductase family protein, with protein sequence MFRVLKVDLASRKSQVEEVGIRRFLGGRGIASWLFFTLGGHRADPLSPENPLIIASGPLGGTRVPMATRAYAAFRSPLTGIFGGSNLGGTLGAVMRYAGVDVLAVTGRADRPTYLLVEGGRAEFRDASHLWGKDAIETELELKREHGRGAAVLAIGPAGENLVRFASINHEYWRQFGRTGGGAVMGSKRLKAIVFVGERKEVSVAKPDALERWIREFTPSFLEKTKALREGGTLRLIDIGNPMGFFPAYYWTKLSLDGWEAISWSKKIKPEYFLRPEACLYCPAACHRPVRSKKFGVDVDLEYETVYAVGGLAGVKDVDWLVKINDLADRLGMDSISLGNVLAFAVAASKAGKLPIRLEWGDGEALAGLAEDIAYRRGVGDLLAEGVKRAAEALGLSDLAVHVKGLEPAGYDPRALKGMALNYAIGYRGADHLATMAYALDIAGKFGGADSLGPEKVEAIAHMEEVSAVMDSLVLCKFGRDAYDVYPGGAFYKTAAQLLGWITGEEWRPEEIKEVGERIVLLDRLLNVEMGVDSRQDDLPQALKRPLSFEGKEKKIDEGELKAALRRYYEIRGWDPNGIPKRETVERLLPEVSRADA